A single window of Flavobacterium sp. 140616W15 DNA harbors:
- a CDS encoding helix-turn-helix domain-containing protein — protein MRKNISQQDLAAKCNFEKSNMSRLEKGNANATLSTLEKVCNAYK, from the coding sequence TTGAGAAAAAATATTTCTCAACAGGATTTAGCAGCAAAATGCAATTTTGAAAAAAGTAATATGTCAAGATTAGAAAAAGGAAATGCTAATGCAACGCTCTCAACTTTAGAGAAAGTATGCAATGCCTACAAGTAG